One Kazachstania africana CBS 2517 chromosome 5, complete genome DNA window includes the following coding sequences:
- the TRA1 gene encoding histone acetyltransferase TRA1 (similar to Saccharomyces cerevisiae TRA1 (YHR099W); ancestral locus Anc_5.402), with product MTLSLREQLEQFADRFDAESANLQDKQAILSELRDVLESASSEEYELFMNNVIPPLLKNLQEIPISFNKRSSEHKIRNFILDVLNRSLSSHATDPQIISVLDTLLSILPNENEENGILCMKVLTILFKTYKVLLQDKVASFIEIIIQFYKNAAGSVEKEFSESAAPDSPSKEASENLLDDDDDIINNDNEDESSTIESLRATTCSFKVLSECPITMVTLYSSYKHLTSSSLLEFTPLVMDLLKIEAEQQKNARMQAEREGRKFTDISPDIKNRSVYCEFILAQIKATSFLAYVFIRGYAQEYLKSNAEMVPALIIRLLQDCPSELSSARKELLHATRHILSTNYKTLFLPKLNYLFDENVLIGSGFTTHEILRPLAYSTVADFIHNIRSELSLDDIEKTIRMYTGYLLDQSLALTVQIMSAKLLLNLVERILKLGKENPQEAPRAKKLLMIIIDSYTKRFKMLNMQYDTIIEQHEDYEKKKTEKIEAGQNTLKTEDIEPDAFMAKFFRVSNDSTNNNLTKDDKKEIQKDSDGDINMNEDDDTKKEQIKDLEHGPIDIFNISNYSPIQLSPVPNGDPIKDAFYIYRTLMSFLKTIIHDLKLFNPPPNDYTIAHPKQWAAVSRVFFYEEVVMLKALFHECVTGLKFFGNRDTKTVTTKKHFDITMPSLPVTTSKDGRELMDYLAFMFLQMDNSTFNEIIESELEFLYSCMLQDSALLHVAQSFLTSEITSSNFASILLRFLKTKLKDLGNADFNESNILIRLFKLSFMSVNLFPTTNELVLLPHLNDLILDSLKYSATTEEPLVYFYLVRTLFRSIGGGRFENLYRSIKPILQVLLQSLNEMILTARLPHEREIYVELCITVPVRLSVLAPYLPYLMKPLVYALQGYPELISQGLRTLELCIDNLTAEYFDPIIEPVIDDVSKALFKLLQPQPFNHTISHTAVKILGKLGGRNRRFLKPPSDLKIVDELSTDINALFKVNGLNAEIPLSITPGIEAALEIIENYKVDIHYRKNAYKYISNVLLLLVKSSINFPENYKSLLKGAAGIPLAAKVETKMNFELGQPIDRTAFSDKEILFIKLLEAVFFAASVDEIKADASTLINTIVDHFCLLQVNSTLLKKRHINNLYNLDIEQPEMVFSSNVLVQAICTSLACYIPAVQKSAIDAIQRICERCKIIYDEKLVFEFSLIYDLMKQFMHCCYNEAFYDKNAGVLGIQTLVEKAGVSTDFLKITQPGLVAGFLFVLKDTPVGAPSVITKAAEDLLFEILRLTCEGLSESDLESKGLQHSLTDIVCELSNPNEKVRKACQRCLSVISEATDIPIVKLMERSKNFLFSPIFAKPLRALSFTMQIGNIDAVSYCLALPNTFLTFNEELFRLLQEVIVLADAEDESLSTLQKATEYKTSEQLIKLRVFCIKLLALALKNEAFAAAQQGNIRIRILAVFFKTMLKTSPEIIDTTYEALKSALEENSKLPKELLQNGLKPILMNLSDHQKLTVPGLYALSKLLELLITYFKVEIGKKLLDHLTAWCRLEVLDTIFDQDIIDQTPNNIIVNIINVFYLLPPRADMFLNDLVLKIMFLERKLRIQLNSPFRLPLAKYLNRFHTSVIEYFKKNMALRQLILLMCSIIQRPEASDLAAEFEKEMPEFYNYYMANIPTNQVRVVSFFANMVDLFDTMYKIKGSEWLKNQREMVFKLQDMLKLTFKTINESSFHLDELQLNQAIDKFQNIYIRFSELNKQEPQLVLDLIEFGISHSMRFSPSFLTYIFEDVVKTEDKDYQTLFLDTSLKFMLNSNNLKSRVFILKKIVNSSLIYEGLKYGSLERFMKDNSKPEWLELIHTKIWKSGNEDLFTKVSGDYNFYRFELLQLSAIFIKWAPKLIADIRKNVIKFNWNFIKLTDTLIKQTAYLVTSLFIVNYEFPISVTTQVFVALLRSPQSESRYLVRQSLDIIAPIISKQMNEAGTPNEWVNWVKRVMFENTSIQNNVLYQFLVSHGDLFYESRNLFLSNIIHYMNKITFIPNSSPENHILAIDLASLIPRWEDKALKDVAAIDHSVDGDVDMDTEATISQTDIKHLTTHSAIPINLRETFISFLIRYICASDHRATDNELGLKAVDILSQLLSPDRWGDVNVKLSYFEKFLVNLDLGSENLVYYCMNTLDVLYIFFRSKSNEWIIDNLSTIQTLLDKCIQVNHHDIQQALVKVLNTLLKAMKSTTGITPAEEETPSKTFIKYLISTINRDLQGTSSISAGVTLAWTLFVNFPDAIDSLLSILMKTFNKLCKDHLSTSQPKDAVMVEEAKLTTKLLEKLLCLLSAKVSALGDVRRPFLSTIALLIDRSMDQNFLRKIIIVSGTWVFNNEIFPTIKEKAAILTKMLAFEVRGEPSLSKMFYEIVLELFDKKQFINTEITVRMEQPFLVGTRTNNIEIRKRFMQILEHSLDKDIKERLYYIIRDQNWEFISDYPWLNQAIQLLFGAFEQQYMLSLEAPYPLPLPNTLEHFLPEEFKNSGEVEDSKLSQFINAHTESITKLCNVPTEDILGPLTEIFYQDARAIKNTWVNIFPEIYKCIPRNEKYGFVRSLITLLSKPYHSRQVNGKVNIISVLLDSISEIEGLEIPPHLVKYLAISYNSWYQSLKILESIQENNLIDNSKIIETNQDALLEVYRNLQEEDMFYGLWRRRAKYNETSVALSYEQVGLWDKAQQLYEVAQVKARSGALPYSESEYALWEDNWILCAEKLQQWDILTELAKHEGFTDLLLECGWRVADWKSDREALEQSVKSVMDVPTPRRQMFESFLALQNFADTGKGDQDVRRLCDEGIQLSLHKWSSLPQRYTPAHKWLLHGFQQYLEFLEATHIFANLHTTTAQNIDSKAQEVKRVFQAWRDRLPNIWDDIDLWNDLVTWRQHTFNVINNAYLPLIPTLQQNNSNNTINTHAYRGYHELAWIINRFAHVARKHNMPDVCVSQLARIYTLPNIEIQEAFLKLREQAKCHYKNMNELTTGLDVISNTNLVYFGTGQKAEFFTLKGMFLSKLKAYDEANQAFATAVQIDLNLAKAWAQWGYFNDHRLLEEPNNISFASNAISCYLQAAGLYKNAKTRNLLCRILWLISMDDASGSLTNAFDSFRGEVPVWYWITFIPQLLTSLSHKEANMVRQILIRIAKSYPQALHFQLRTTREDFAVIQRRTMAVLAEKGDSADVSQATNNQRQPWEHLQELSNILKTAYPLLALSLESLVTQINERFKSTPDEDLFRLINVLLIDGTFNYNRLPLPRANSPLPSNTETNLARLSDTLLDPHIRPKFNADFIESKPDFETYLKRLRYWRRRLENKLDRAPQIEYLERVCPNLSNFHYQKFEDIEVPGQYLLNHDNNTHFVKIARFLPAVNFVRGTQTSYRRINLRGHDGSVHSFAIQSPAARHSRREERMFQFYRLLNILLQNNVQTRNRNLQFTLPVAVPLSPQVRIMNDKSSFITLHEIYDEYCHKAKIDSDKIHDFFSEQLNIAHDKSLPTPDITLVKVEILSSIQSMFLPSTVLKDYFASIYTEFEEFWLFRKYFASHYASFTFMTYMMLINNRTPHKIHIDKLSGDVFTLDTLPSRYPYERVKPFLKHAEISNLPADAPIFHNNEPVPFRLTPNIQKLIGDSALEGVFSIDMFTLARSLIDAENELNTYLTLFIRDEIISWYSNLHRPITENPQLTEMVKSNVGLIIKRVSQLSHLSSTPNVTTQFVLDCISSAVNPRNLAATDSSYMAWF from the coding sequence ATGACGTTGTCATTAAGAGAACAGTTAGAGCAGTTTGCAGACAGATTTGATGCTGAAAGTGCTAATTTACAAGATAAGCAAGCAATTCTCTCAGAATTACGCGATGTTTTGGAAAGTGCTTCATCTGAGGAATATGAACTGTTCATGAACAATGTTATCCCGcctcttttgaaaaacctGCAAGAAATTCCaatatcattcaataaaagatCATCAGAACATAAAATAAGAAACTTCATCTTAGATGTGCTGAACAGATCTCTTTCTAGTCATGCTACAGATCCTCAAATCATTTCTGTATTAGATACTTTACTCTCCATATTaccaaatgaaaatgaagaaaatggtaTACTTTGCATGAAAGTACTTACCATACTTTTCAAGACTTATAAAGTTTTATTACAAGACAAAGTCGCatctttcattgaaatcatcattcaattttataaaaatgcTGCAGGGTCAGTAGAAAAGGAATTCAGTGAATCTGCTGCACCAGATAGTCCGTCCAAGGAAGCCAGTGAGAATTTATTggacgatgatgatgatattattaacAATGACAACGAAGATGAAAGTTCTACGATAGAATCTTTAAGAGCAACAACCTGCTCTTTTAAGGTGCTTTCAGAATGTCCCATTACAATGGTCACTTTATATTCTTCCTATAAACATTTAACTAGCTCGTCTTTGTTGGAATTCACTCCTCTAGTTAtggatttattgaaaattgagGCtgaacaacaaaaaaatgCCCGTATGCAAGCTGAACGTGAAGGTAGAAAATTTACTGATATTTCCCCAGATATTAAAAATAGATCTGTATATTGTGAATTCATTCTCGCTCAAATTAAGGCTACCTCATTTTTGGCCTATGTCTTTATTAGGGGTTATGCTCAAGAATACTTGAAAAGTAATGCTGAAATGGTGCCAGCTTTAATAATACGATTATTACAAGATTGCCCATCTGAATTATCTTCAGCAAGAAAAGAACTTCTGCACGCCACAAGACATATCCTTTCTACAAATTACaaaactttatttttaccaaaattaAACTATTTATTCGATGAAAATGTATTAATAGGTAGTGGCTTCACTACACACGAAATTTTAAGACCATTGGCTTACAGTACAGTCGCCGATTTCATCCATAATATCAGGTCAGAGTTGAGTTTAGacgatattgaaaaaaccaTTAGGATGTACACTGGTTATCTTTTAGATCAGTCCCTAGCGTTAACTGTACAAATAATGAGTGCAAAATTACTTCTGAATTTAGTCGAGAGAATTCTTAAActtggaaaagaaaatcctCAAGAAGCACCACGAgccaaaaaattattgatgatTATTATAGATTCCTACACTAAGAGATTCAAAATGTTAAATATGCAATATGATACTATTATCGAACAACATGAAGAttatgaaaagaaaaagaccGAAAAAATCGAAGCTGGTCAAAATACGTTAAAGACAGAGGATATTGAACCAGATGCCTTCATGGCTAAATTTTTCCGTGTGAGTAATGATTCAACAAATAACAACCTAACAAAGGatgataaaaaagaaatccAGAAGGATAGTGATGGTgatataaatatgaatgaagatgatgatacaaAAAAGGAGCAAATAAAAGACCTAGAGCATGGCCCAATAgatatcttcaatattagTAATTATTCTCCTATTCAATTATCCCCAGTACCAAATGGTGACCCAATCAAAGATGCCTTCTACATATATCGAACACTTATGTCCTTCTTAAAGACAATCATTCATGACCTTAAATTGTTCAATCCTCCTCCAAATGATTACACTATTGCTCATCCAAAACAATGGGCTGCTGTTTCTAGAGTTTTCTTTTATGAGGAAGTGGTCATGCTCAAAGCCTTGTTTCATGAATGTGTAACGggcttgaaattttttggcaaCAGAGATACAAAAACTGTTACCACTAAGAAACATTTTGATATCACGATGCCAAGTTTGCCGGTTACGACGTCAAAAGATGGCAGAGAATTGATGGATTACCTTGCATTCATGTTCTTACAGATGGACAATTCCACTTTTAATGAGATCATTGAATCTGAACTGGAATTCCTCTATAGTTGCATGCTTCAGGATTCTGCTTTGCTTCATGTGGCACAGTCCTTTTTAACAAGTGAAATAACATCGTCTAATTTTGCAAGCATTCTCTTACGATTTTTAAAAACgaaattaaaagatttggGTAACGctgatttcaatgaatcaaaTATCTTAATACGCCTTTTCAAACTGTCTTTTATGTCAGTGAATTTATTCCCTACCACTAATGAATTAGTTCTATTACCACATCTTAATGACTTAATCCTAGACTCACTAAAATATTCTGCTACTACCGAGGAGCCACTAGTATATTTCTATCTAGTGAGAACGCTATTTAGAAGTATCGGGGGCGGCAGATTTGAAAACCTCTATAGATCCATCAAACCCATCCTACAAGTTTTATTACAgtcattaaatgaaatgatATTGACTGCGCGTTTACCTCATGAACGCGAGATTTATGTGGAATTGTGCATTACTGTTCCTGTAAGACTAAGTGTATTGGCACCTTATTTACCTTATCTCATGAAACCACTGGTATACGCCCTACAAGGGTACCCAGAACTTATTTCACAAGGTCTCAGGACTTTAGAATTATGTATCGATAACCTCACTGCTGAATACTTCGATCCGATTATCGAACCAGTAATTGATGATGTTTCAAAGGCATTATTTAAGTTGCTACAACCTCAACCATTCAATCATACAATAAGTCACACAGCTGTGAAGATCTTGGGTAAATTAGGTGGAAGGAATCGTCGGTTCTTAAAGCCCCCATCTGATCTCAAAATAGTAGATGAGTTGAGTACAGACATTAATGCCCTTTTTAAAGTAAATGGCCTTAATGCTGAGATTCCCCTATCAATAACACCAGGTATAGAAGCTGCATTAGAAATTatagaaaattataaagtTGACATCCATTATCGAAAGAATGCCTACAAATATATCTCAAAcgttcttcttttattgGTCAAATCATCTATCAATTTTCCAGAAAACTACAAATCTTTACTGAAAGGAGCTGCAGGAATACCTCTTGCTGCTAAAGTCGAAACTAAGATGAATTTTGAGTTAGGACAACCAATTGATAGAACTGCATTTTCTGACAAAGAGATCTTGTTCATAAAGCTCTTAGAAGCCGTCTTTTTCGCTGCCTCTGTCGATGAAATAAAAGCTGATGCATCAACTTTAATCAATACTATCGTTGATCACTTTTGCTTACTGCAAGTTAATAGTACTctgttgaaaaaaagacacATCAACAATCTGTACAATTTAGACATTGAACAACCTGAAATGGTCTTTAGCAGCAACGTTCTTGTTCAGGCGATCTGCACTTCTCTGGCATGTTATATACCGGCAGTTCAAAAAAGTGCCATAGATGCTATTCAACGTATTTGTGAACGTTGCAAGATAATTTACGATGAAAAACTTGTGTTCGAATTCTCTTTAATCTACGATTTAATGAAACAGTTTATGCATTGTTGCTACAATGAGGCATTCTATGATAAGAACGCTGGTGTTTTAGGTATTCAGACATTGGTTGAGAAGGCTGGAGTTTCAACTGATTTCTTAAAGATAACGCAGCCTGGATTAGTTGCTGGGTTCCTTTTTGTGCTCAAAGATACACCTGTAGGAGCTCCATCGGTAATAACAAAGGCTGCTGAGGATTTATTGTTTGAAATTCTGAGATTGACTTGTGAGGGCTTATCTGAATCTGATCTTGAATCGAAGGGTCTACAACACTCACTTACCGATATCGTATGTGAATTAAGCAATCCTAATGAGAAAGTTAGAAAAGCTTGTCAGAGATGCTTAAGTGTCATCTCGGAAGCAACAGATATCCCTATTGTAAAACTTATGGAGAGATCCAAGAACTTTCTGTTCTCTCCTATATTTGCAAAGCCACTGAGAGCTCTATCATTTACCATGCAAATTGGTAATATAGATGCTGTTTCATACTGTCTCGCACTACCAAATACTTTTTTGACTTTTAACGAAGAGCTTTTTAGGCTCCTGCAAGAAGTTATAGTTCTAGCAGATGCCGAAGATGAATCATTGTCTACTTTACAAAAGGCAACAGAATATAAAACCTCAGAACAACTCATAAAGCTTAGAGTATTCTGCATAAAATTATTGGCTCTTGCGTTAAAAAATGAGGCTTTTGCAGCTGCTCAACAGGGAAATATTAGAATAAGAATTTTGGCTGTTTTTTTTAAGACAATGTTAAAAACCTCTCCTGAAATTATTGACACAACGTACGAAGCATTAAAAAGTGCCCTAGAAGAGAATTCAAAACTACCCAAGGAACTGCTACAAAATGGTTTAAAGCCTATACTAATGAACCTTTCGGATCACCAGAAATTGACAGTCCCTGGACTATACGCcttatcaaaattgttAGAACTGTTGATCACTTATTTCAAGGTCGAAATTGGTAAGAAGCTTTTGGACCATTTGACGGCATGGTGCAGATTGGAAGTTCTAGATACTATATTCGACCAAGATATAATAGACCAAACACCAAACAATATTATAgtcaatatcattaatgTGTTTTATCTGTTGCCTCCAAGGGCCGACATGTTCTTGAATGATCTAGTACTGAAGATAATGTTTTTAGAAAGAAAGCTTCGAATTCAGTTAAATTCTCCATTCCGTCTACCACTAGCCAAATATCTCAATAGATTCCATACCTCTGTCATTGagtatttcaaaaagaatatgGCTCTGCGCCAACTTATTCTTTTGATGTGTAGCATTATTCAAAGACCCGAAGCAAGTGACCTAGCTGCTGAAttcgaaaaagaaatgcCTGAATTCTACAACTACTATATGGCTAACATTCCTACTAACCAGGTGAGAGTTGTCAGCTTCTTTGCCAATATGGTTGACCTCTTTGATACGATGTATAAAATTAAAGGCTCCGAGTGGTTAAAAAACCAAAGAGAAATGGTCTTTAAGTTGCAAGATATGCTGAAACTTACATTTAAGACCATCAATGAAAGTTCTTTCCACTTAGATGAACTTCAGCTAAATCAGGCAATCGAcaagtttcaaaatatttatattcGTTTTTCAGAATTGAATAAGCAAGAACCACAGCTTGTCCTTGATCTTATTGAGTTTGGAATTTCACATTCCATGAGATTTTCGCCTTCATTTTTGACttatatatttgaagatgttgTGAAGACAGAAGACAAAGACTACCAGacattatttttggatacatcattgaaattcatgCTGAACTCTAATAACTTGAAAAGCCGTGTctttattttgaagaaaatagttAATTCTTCGTTAATTTACGAGGGTTTGAAATATGGGTCTCTTGAGCGTTTTATGAAGGATAATAGTAAACCGGAGTGGCTAGAGCTAATCCATACGAAGATATGGAAAAGTGgaaatgaagatttatttACCAAGGTTTCTGGCGACTACAATTTCTATAGGTTCGAACTGCTCCAACTTTCTGCCATCTTTATTAAGTGGGCTCCAAAACTTATCGCAGACATACGGAAGAACGTGATTAAGTTTAATTGGAACTTTATCAAACTAACTGATACGCTTATAAAACAAACAGCTTATTTAGTTACCTCCTTATTCATTGTTAACTATGAGTTCCCTATCAGCGTCACTACACAGGTATTTGTAGCACTCTTACGAAGTCCTCAGAGCGAATCTCGTTATTTGGTACGCCAATCTTTGGATATAATTGCACCAATAATCAGTAAGCAAATGAATGAAGCTGGAACACCCAACGAATGGGTGAATTGGGTTAAACGTGTTATGTTCGAGAACACATCAATCCAGAATAACGttttatatcaatttttagTTAGCCACGGGGATCTATTTTATGAATCAAGGAATTTATTCCTATCTAACATTATTCATTatatgaataaaataaCTTTCATACCAAATTCTAGCCCTGAAAACCATATATTGGCTATCGATTTGGCTTCACTCATTCCACGTTGGGAAGACAAAGCACTGAAAGATGTAGCTGCCATCGATCATTCAGTCGATGGTGATGTTGATATGGATACAGAAGCCACTATTTCTCAAACAGACATCAAACATCTTACCACGCATTCAGCAATTCCCATCAATTTACGGGAAacattcatttctttcttgataaGATACATCTGCGCCAGTGATCATAGAGCTACTGATAACGAGTTAGGCCTGAAAGCTGTAGATATTCTATCTCAACTACTCTCTCCAGATCGTTGGGGAGATGTCAACGTGAAACTATcctattttgaaaaatttttggtgaACTTAGATTTGGGATCTGAGAATTTGGTGTATTACTGCATGAATACACTTGATGTCCTATACATCTTTTTCCGCAGTAAGTCCAACGAATGgattattgataatttaaGCACAATTCAAACATTATTAGACAAATGTATCCAAGTGAATCATCATGATATTCAACAGGCTCTCGTAAAAGTACTCAATACCCTTTTGAAGGCAATGAAATCCACTACTGGTATAACGCCAGCGGAAGAGGAGACTCCTTCAAAAACGTTTATCAAGTATTTGATTTCTACCATTAATAGAGATCTTCAGGGAACATCTTCTATTTCTGCTGGTGTAACGCTAGCTTGGACGCTTTTTGTCAATTTTCCTGACGCTATtgattctttattatccatattgatgaaaacgTTTAATAAATTGTGCAAAGATCATTTGAGTACGTCACAGCCAAAAGACGCTGTTATGgttgaagaagcaaaaCTCACAACAAAACTACTTGAGAAACTCTTATGTCTGTTATCTGCTAAAGTTTCGGCATTGGGTGATGTACGTCGTCCGTTTTTGTCTACCATAGCACTTTTAATTGATCGCTCAATGGATCAAAACTTTCTAAGAAAGATTATCATCGTTTCTGGAACCTGGGTTTTCAACAATGAAATATTCCCCACGATAAAAGAGAAAGCTGCCATTTTAACTAAGATGCTGGCATTTGAGGTCAGGGGCGAGCCTTCcctttcaaaaatgttttATGAGATTGTGCTAGAACTTTTCGATAAAAAACAATTCATAAACACTGAAATTACGGTAAGAATGGAACAACCATTTTTAGTTGGTACAAGAACGAATAACATCGAAATAAGAAAACGTTTCATGCAAATATTGGAGCACAGTCTGGACAAAGATATCAAGGAACGTTTGTATTACATCATCAGAGATCAAAATTGGGAATTTATATCAGATTATCCATGGCTAAATCAAGCAATTCAACTCTTATTTGGCGCCTTTGAACAACAATATATGCTATCTCTTGAAGCTCCATATCCTTTACCTCTACCTAATACTTTGGAGCACTTTCTTCCCGAggaatttaaaaattcaggAGAAGTTGAGGATTCTAAGCTTTCGCAATTTATTAATGCCCATACAGAAAGTATAACAAAACTATGCAATGTTCCGACAGAGGATATTCTTGGTCCCTTGACCGAGATCTTTTACCAAGATGCCAGAGCTATCAAAAATACCTGGGTCAACATATTCCCAGAGATTTATAAGTGCATTCCTCGTAATGAAAAGTACGGATTTGTTCGTTCTTTGATTACACTTCTATCCAAACCATATCACTCCAGACAAGTAAATGGAAAGGTTAACATCATTTCAGTACTTTTGGATTCAATTAGTGAAATTGAAGGTCTAGAAATCCCTCCACACTTAGTGAAATACTTGGCCATTTCTTACAACTCCTGGTACCAGTCgctgaaaattttagaatcAATTCAGGAAAATAACTTAATTGacaattcaaagataatCGAGACAAACCAAGATGCCTTATTGGAAGTTTACCGTAACTTACAGGAGGAGGATATGTTTTATGGTTTATGGAGAAGACGTGCGAAGTATAATGAAACCAGTGTAGCTTTATCGTACGAACAAGTTGGATTGTGGGATAAGGCTCAACAATTATATGAAGTCGCTCAAGTCAAAGCAAGGAGTGGTGCATTGCCATATTCTGAATCTGAATATGCTTTATGGGAAGATAACTGGATTCTCTGTGCCGAAAAGCTACAGCAATGGGATATATTGACGGAATTAGCAAAACATGAAGGGTTTACAGACTTGCTATTAGAATGTGGATGGAGAGTAGCCGACTGGAAGTCTGATAGGGAAGCACTAGAACAATCAGTTAAAAGTGTTATGGACGTTCCTACCCCAAGAAGACAAATGTTTGAAAGTTTCCTCGCACTTCAGAATTTTGCAGACACAGGAAAGGGAGACCAGGACGTTCGTAGATTATGTGACGAGGGTATTCAATTAAGTTTACATAAGTGGTCTTCGCTCCCACAAAGATACACACCAGCACATAAATGGCTGCTACATGGATTTCAACAGTAccttgaatttttggagGCCACCCACATCTTTGCTAATTTGCATACTACTACTGCTCAAAATATAGATTCAAAGGCTCAAGAAGTGAAGCGAGTGTTTCAAGCTTGGAGAGACCGTTTGCCTAATATATGGGATGATATTGACCTGTGGAATGACCTGGTAACATGGAGGCAACATACTTTTAATGTGATAAACAACGCTTACTTGCCGTTAATTCCTACTTTACAACAGAATAACAGTAATAATACCATCAACACTCATGCATACCGAGGATATCATGAATTGGCATGGATAATAAATAGGTTTGCACATGTAGCAAGAAAACATAACATGCCAGATGTTTGTGTCAGTCAACTTGCCAGAATATACACTTTGCctaatattgaaattcaagaagCGTTCCTTAAATTACGTGAACAGGCAAAGTGCCATTATAAAAATATGAATGAGCTAACAACTGGTCTAGATGTTATTAGTAATACCAATTTAGTGTATTTCGGTACTGGACAAAAGGCAGAGTTTTTTACCCTGAAAGGTATGTTCTTATCTAAGCTTAAAGCATATGATGAGGCTAACCAAGCTTTTGCAACTGCTGTCCAAATTGATCTGAACCTTGCAAAGGCGTGGGCTCAATGGGGTTACTTCAATGATCATCGTTTATTAGAAGAACCTAACAATATCAGCTTTGCAAGCAACGCCATTAGCTGCTACTTACAAGCTGCTGGTCTGTATAAGAACGCCAAGACAAGAAATCTGTTATGTCGTATACTTTGGTTGATCAGCATGGATGATGCTTCTGGCTCTTTAACAAATGcttttgattcatttaGAGGGGAGGTACCGGTCTGGTATTGGATCACATTTATTCCACAACTATTAACGTCATTGTCTCACAAAGAGGCCAACATGGTTCGCCAAATACTGATCAGAATTGCCAAGAGTTATCCACAAGCTTTACATTTCCAACTAAGAACAACTAGAGAAGACTTTGCTGtcattcaaagaagaactaTGGCTGTATTAGCTGAAAAAGGAGATTCTGCTGATGTTTCACAAGCTACCAATAACCAAAGGCAACCATGGGAACATTTGCAAGAGTTGAGTAATATATTAAAGACGGCTTATCCCCTGTTGGCCTTATCTTTAGAATCGCTGGTTACGCAAATCAATGAGAGATTTAAGAGTACGCCagatgaagatttatttAGACTGATAAATGTTCTTTTGATCGATGGTACTTTCAATTATAATCGCTTACCACTTCCAAGGGCTAACTCACCGCTTCCTTCTAACACTGAAACAAACTTAGCAAGACTGTCTGACACATTATTGGATCCACATATAAGGCCGAAATTCAATGCCGACTTTATTGAGAGCAAAcctgattttgaaacataCTTGAAGAGGCTGCGCTATTGGCGTAGAAGATTAGAAAACAAGCTGGACAGAGCACCacaaattgaatatttagaAAGAGTATGTCCTAATTTGAGTAATTTCCATTACCAAAAATTCGAGGATATAGAAGTTCCTGGTCAATATCTATTGAATCATGACAATAATACGCATTTTGTGAAAATAGCTAGATTTTTGCCGGCTGTTAATTTTGTTCGCGGTACACAGACCTCTTACAGAAGAATCAATTTACGTGGCCATGACGGTAGCGTTCATTCTTTTGCTATTCAATCGCCCGCTGCAAGACATTCtagaagagaagaaagaatgTTCCAGTTTTACAGGCTGTTGAACATTTTATTGCAGAATAATGTACAAACTAGAAACCGTAATTTACAGTTCACTCTCCCTGTAGCGGTCCCACTGTCACCGCAGGTTAGAATAATGAATGATAAGTCCTCTTTTATTACATTACATGAGATTTATGATGAATATTGCCATAAAGCGAAGATAGATTCTGACAAAATTCATGACTTCTTTTCAGAGCAATTGAATATTGCACATGATAAGTCATTACCAACACCTGACATAACACTTGtaaaagttgaaattttgagttCTATACAATCGATGTTTTTACCTTCAACAGTTTTGAAGGACTACTTTGCCTCAATTTACacagaatttgaagaattttggTTATTTCGTAAGTACTTTGCTTCGCACTACGCGTCCTTTACATTTATGACCTACATGATGCTCATTAATAACCGAACTCCCCACAAAATACATATTGATAAGCTATCTGGTGATGTATTTACATTAGACACGTTGCCGTCGAGATATCCCTATGAAAGAGTGAAACCTTTCTTGAAACATGCTGAGATATCCAACCTGCCAGCTGATGCACCAATATTCCATAATAACGAACCAGTTCCATTCAGATTAACACCAAATATACAGAAATTAATCGGTGATTCTGCACTAGAGGGTGTTTTCTCAATTGACATGTTTACTCTTGCCCGTTCATTAATTGACGCAGAAAATGAGTTGAATACTTATCTGACTCTATTCATCCGTGATGAAATTATCTCGTGGTATAGTAACCTACATAGACCAATAACTGAAAATCCTCAGCTAACGGAAATGGTTAAGTCAAATGTTGGTTTGATTATTAAAAGGGTGTCCCAACTAAGCCATCTAAGCTCAACACCAAATGTTACTACACAATTCGTGCTAGATTGTATAAGCTCAGCTGTGAATCCAAGAAACTTAGCTGCTACAGATTCAAGCTACATGGCATggttttaa